A genomic stretch from Candidatus Zixiibacteriota bacterium includes:
- a CDS encoding membrane dipeptidase yields MSYSRRRFVRLALSGLAGATGIGQLLSVGCRASRHLLEGVRPDRPVLADLHVHSMINQWNRQSALGVKYPLVAGIAEKFANKSGMEWEDCHAAGVDLICVAHFNVFDEWLSMPTDPNPEAPANSLRMLDHLERALQGPDGRFAKMAYNHDEMTSLLDVPKTSDAFRTCVVHTLEGGHALGGDLGAVETFAKRGVALITVTHFFNKGIASAANSYPFFPDAGAGWDNQGLTAFGREVIREMEDCGILVDITHAPAASVADILHCARLPLVATHVGARTLSDHPYSLYDEHIEQIAHDSGIIGVIIDPYLLSNYASIGEADHWGTLSDTVRNIRHIVKLHGTHKHVGIGSDFAGFINPPKEMTRLSQIDQLRRLLLDEFGDESVVADILARNAINFLKENWRSGL; encoded by the coding sequence ATTTGTTCGACTGGCCCTCTCAGGCCTTGCCGGTGCAACCGGGATCGGTCAGCTTCTATCTGTGGGCTGCCGAGCTTCGCGACATCTGCTTGAAGGCGTTCGCCCCGACCGACCCGTTCTGGCCGATCTCCATGTCCACTCCATGATCAACCAATGGAATCGCCAAAGCGCGCTGGGCGTGAAGTATCCTCTGGTGGCCGGCATCGCGGAGAAGTTTGCCAACAAGAGCGGTATGGAATGGGAGGACTGCCACGCGGCCGGTGTTGATCTGATTTGCGTTGCCCATTTCAATGTTTTCGATGAGTGGTTGTCGATGCCGACCGATCCCAACCCCGAAGCGCCTGCCAACAGCCTGCGCATGCTGGATCATCTGGAGCGTGCCTTGCAGGGTCCCGATGGTCGTTTCGCCAAGATGGCTTATAATCACGATGAGATGACGAGTCTTTTGGACGTGCCTAAAACAAGTGATGCTTTCCGGACTTGTGTCGTTCACACCCTCGAAGGCGGCCACGCCCTGGGTGGCGACCTGGGCGCCGTGGAGACGTTCGCCAAGCGCGGTGTGGCATTGATCACGGTTACTCACTTTTTCAACAAAGGGATCGCATCGGCAGCCAATTCCTACCCGTTTTTCCCCGATGCCGGAGCCGGATGGGACAATCAGGGATTGACTGCATTCGGTCGCGAGGTGATCCGGGAGATGGAGGATTGCGGCATCCTGGTCGACATCACCCACGCACCGGCGGCATCGGTGGCCGACATCCTTCATTGTGCAAGGTTGCCGCTGGTGGCTACCCATGTCGGAGCTCGCACGCTGAGTGACCATCCCTACTCTCTCTACGACGAACATATTGAGCAGATCGCACATGACAGCGGCATTATAGGTGTGATCATCGATCCCTACCTGCTGTCCAACTACGCATCGATCGGCGAGGCCGACCATTGGGGTACACTGAGCGACACCGTGCGCAACATCCGCCATATCGTTAAACTGCACGGCACACATAAGCATGTCGGAATCGGCAGTGACTTCGCCGGTTTCATCAACCCGCCGAAAGAGATGACGCGTCTTAGCCAAATCGACCAGCTCAGACGGTTATTGCTGGACGAATTCGGCGATGAATCGGTGGTAGCGGATATACTGGCCAGGAACGCAATCAACTTCCTGAAAGAGAACTGGCGGTCGGGGTTGTGA